In Setaria italica strain Yugu1 chromosome I, Setaria_italica_v2.0, whole genome shotgun sequence, the genomic window GGTATGTATAAAACTGAGCGGAGCAATCTCTTGATGATAATAAAATCCTGATCAATCTTTTAGTGTTAGAAATTTAAGGTAAATATGTTTAATGATACACGACAAAATTTAATTTCAAAACGATAAGCTTACCGGCAAAGTAACAAAGAAAAGTGAGCTAGTATATATATACCCTATTGGGGTATCAGGATGGTCCTATCCTACATAATGATGCTAGCTTGTATCTTTGCTGATACTGACGTAAATGAACTCTACATGATGTTGACCGTGTTGTACTTTGCAGACGTAGAGTACATAGGTGGaggattttcttttcttccttagGGAAAATAAAATCATAGTTAGGCATTGCTTTCTTTCCACATCGTTCAGCCGTAATGTTCTTCgcaattagtttttttatgTAATGGACACAGGttatatttaaataaaatatccCAAACACTCTAACGAGAATCAATTCGTAGACTAGATCGCCACCTATGTATAGGTAAAAAACTTCTTGAATACATGCGTCAATCGTAGACCACTACATATTTTCCCCTCCCTTTGGATGCACCCACTGCACGCATTTAATTAACTACAAAAGATTTTTCCATTATTGTACCTCATCAAACACTTTTTAACTAATGAACACTAAAGTACATGTCATGCCTGCATTACTGGAGATAACCTCATCAATCGTACAAAACCCATAAAGTGTATTCGTCATAGGAATACGGCTGTCTCAACCCATTCTACGTTACACACGGTCGGTTTTCCCCGGTCATCGCAGCAACAAAGAATGGGCTGTGGTCTACAGAACCCTTTCCAACGACCTAGAAAGGTACACGATGTCGACACGATCCGTATCCAGCCATCTTGAACTATTCTTGTTGTATATTTGCAGGGACTGGCCGGTCTCATGTAGTATtgcaaaaaggagaaaaggcaGCCAAACGCACGTGAGGAAATTGGAAAGGGAAAAAGCAAGTGTATCTAACTCAGACTTCACTAAATATAAGTTGTCAACTATTCTTTGAAACTAGATGCCTAAGAAGAAGTGCTTTTCGGAAGTGACCTGTCCGAAGACATCCAACCTAGTTTACACTCGTTACAGTGAACCAGCTATACATTATCTAAAAGAAAGTGAACCAGCTATAGGTAGATCAGGGACTACAAAACATTTCTCAGTAGTGTATAGTTGAATCAAAGCATGGTTCCACTTGTCAGGACTGGAATCTAGTTGACGCCCACCATTGAAAGCTATAAATGTGGACTTCATCTTTACTAACTTGACATCAAGGTGTCCATTTCATATGTGAACTCctggttcttttctttttctttttctttgcttcCTCAATCTAGCAGGAAACTGATTGAGGTCCAATATTACTTGAAGTACAGGAAAATTAAGTAGCCGAAATCTGATTGATGGCATGGTATATATTTAATAACATTGCTTTAATGATTTTAGATGCAATCCTAAACTCACTTGGTAATTATGTTATAAGAATGTTCATATGATTTATTAGGTAAAGAATTCATTGCAATAATACCACAATGGGGTCATTGTTTATATTGTTTGTGACACATTTCAATTGATCTGAACCGCCTTTTGTCAAACATACCCTATCTTCACAAAGAATACACTATATACAGCATATAGAAATTATGAAAATAGATTTTCCCCACACAATTTTGCTTTGGATCAAAACTCAAAGCTTATGGTCCATACCAGAGTTTGATGATGACTACAACCACAGAAACTAGTTGAGCTTGAGCCAACACCATATGCATGCAGCGTGCTAATTTCTCATGGAGATGACTGCACAATTCATAGGTTGCCTGTTTCAATAAGAGGTCGTTCACTAATTTAACCTAGATCTAAAATGTATATCTAGGTTAATCCCCTCAGACTAAGAACCCTTCTCTACGTGGAAGATTTTCTTcttgaaaacaaaagaaaagacatGAAGTCAGAACTTAAGAATCTAACAGTACCATGTCCAACTCCATACAGCTAGCACTTGTGTACTTACACCATCTGGTATAATATTGTCACATTCTGTGCTACTTTCTCTTTTAAATTAGGAAGAATCTAGCGCCCATATATGtatcaaaaaaagaaacaataaaggaggaagaaagcatTATTGAATTCCATATTCTCTTGCACTGGACGGAGATCGAGTATGATTAATATGTACCTTGAAGAGATCACGAAAATATGTAAAAGGTGGGTTATTGAATTCAACGAATAACCCGTCAATATTTTGGGTTGACTTTGAGTGTTATGGAGCTAGAAGTTTCAGATCCTCAGCATCTTTTGTACAAGAGGTGAACTGAAAAATCAAATATAGCCAAGAGAATATTTCACTGGCCCTCTCAAGAGGAGAATATCCAACAATCTCCAAGCTTACAAAGACTCCACGGTCGCTATCCTCGTCAAATTAATATTCCATACTACTGGTTTCTCAAGGTATGCACCATGCTGCACACTATAAATACCACACCACCTTGCATCTTGTACCTTCAAGGCACATACAGCTAGCTATAGCACCGGTCCAGGTTCCTACGCATACACACACATATTCCAACTAAAAACTGAAAATGGCCACCGATTCCTTGGTTACAGCTCGTGTGATAGGAGATGTTTTGGACCCCTTCTACAGCTCCATTGACCTGATGGTACTGTTCAATGGTATGCCTATTGTCAGCGGCATGGAGTTGCGCTCTCCGACGGTCTCTGAGAGGCCGAGGGTCGAGATTGGAGGAGATGATTATCGTGTTGCATATACCCTGGTAAGTTGATCTATCGTCCATGTGATGGTTTCCTCTGTTTTGTACTCTGAACAATGCTGTTATACAACTCCGTTGCTCTAGAAACGGAATCCAGTTGGTTATCTACCAGTCAtgtggggaaaaaaaagaactgtCCATGTGATATATGATCGTTGTAAAACTGTTATTACTGCTCCCTCCATCCCTAAAAGAAAGTCGTTTTGTGATCCAAAATCTGTCCCACAATTCTTATCATTGTGATTCTGTGGAGTATGTGCATGTGTGCATGAACACAGTCCATTAGAGCCAAATATAGCTAATGAATAAGGGCGATCAAAGTCATTTATACTTTTACTAATTTGTCTGAGTTTTTCTATGATGACTTTCTTCAAGGGTATTGAACATGATGATTCGTATACATGCATGTTTGTGTTTGAGGTTAACATGGATGCAATTTGTGTTTGTTGACGGTGAATTTTGCCATGTAGGTGATGGTTGATCCTGACGCTCCAAACCCAAGCAATCCGACCTTGAGGGAGTACCTGCACTGGTGAGAACGAACATCCCCAGCTAGCTTATAGCTCGCTACAACCCTAGCACGCTCACCGTAATTGGCTTGTTGCCCACATACACTACGTTATATATGCAACTAGTCTGGTAACCATATGCATTTAGAGGTGCATGTAGCACACGTGTCATGCAAGTGGATCTACGTACGAGACGATCGCACACAACATGAGCTGATCGTGTGTACACGCACGTTCCACTTGTTTTGATTCGTGGTATACGGACTGATCAAAATGGTATTCTCATTCATGTCCATGCAGGATGGTGACAGACATCCCGGCATCAACCGATGACACCTATGGTGAGTACGTACGCGTGTAGATGCTTGCAAATGATAGGATAGGAGCCTAGCTTACAAGTTTCCATGCATCTTGGATATATATGGGTTTTGTCTATACCTTGGCGTGGCTAAGCTATTTGAATAATATATATTGTGCATAGAAGATCACAGTAATTAATGTACAGTCATCTCTCTGATCTCTATCTCTCTAGCTAGTTTCACCATATCAGTTCAAACTTGTACAGTATTATATTTCTACTTGCCTGATGATGGCCAAATTAAACTTGTACTCATCTCTACTAACAATTGGATGTGGTGTGCAGGCCGCGAGGCGATGTGCTACGAGGCCCCAAACCCGGCGACGGGGATCCACCGCATGGTGCTGGTGCTGTTCCGGCAGCTCGGCCGGGAGACGGTGTACGCGCCGTCCAGGCGCCACAACTTCAGCACCCGCGGCTTCGCCCGCCAGTATAACCTCGGCGCGCCGGTCGCCGCCATGTACTTCAACTGCCAGCGCCAGAACGGCTCCGGCGGCCGGAGGTTCACCGGGCCATACACCAGCGGCCGACATGCCGCCGCTTGATGGAGCTCGATCGTCATTGCACGTACGTGCCTGCATGCATGGCGTGACGATAACATCTACACAAACAATAAGAAATATATACAAGATACACTACAGAAGATGAATAAAgtattcgttcaaaaaaaatacagaAGATGAATAAAGTAGGGTACGGTGCATGCTAGACGCGTATAGTTGGCTTCTAGCCCATACCGGCTACCGTATGATTGATTGTCCTCAAGATTTCGGCAAAAACCCTAATCCCTTTCAATGTCGGTGTTGCTGTATGCAATCAAATACATATATAGGTGTGCCGTACGTTTGTATACAGAGGTGTGGTCAAAAGAAACGAGATATATTAATATAGAAAGACCATGATACTATTTTGTACTGTGCCTGGAACAATGAAATAATGATTTTTTTTgcttcaagtttttttttccgtgCACGAGTTGTACACTTACAAAGAAAAACATGTATAGATGTTGAACATGCTGAAAGATAGTAGGTGCTACTACCAATATTTTCCACCTCACGACATGTAGGTGCTACTACCAATGTTTTCCACCTCACGACGTCACCACACACTTTCGGGCAACTGTCCTATTCTAAGGCTTGAGAAACTAGGAAAGTCATGAAATATCCTAGTCACTAATGATTTTTATAAGTGACAAAAAATCTATGAAGCTGCGCATGAAAACCACAACTTCCTAATAATGAGTAGGTTAAAAACATGATAGCAAACTCGGAGACAATATGTACTTCCAACTTGAATACTTTCTAACTAAGCTTAGAATATGGCTATAAAGCTAGGGTGTCTCTCTGATGCAACCAGAAAGAACTGCTTTAGGCTCTAAGAAAGAATTACTCTGAGCCGGTAAAACAATTGGACACTACTAGGGGATACCCCTGAGTTGCTATGAGTATTTCTAAAAAtcattttgaaaataaaaatataaaaatgcaTATAGTAGTATAATGAAAAAAATAGGATTTATCATATCATATTCTATCTTTTAATACAATTTGTAAGCTAAGTAAAGGTAAAACATTATGGACTGATATTTTTATTATTGCTACAAAATTGATTCTATATTAAATTGCTGGCTAATTACTGTTAATTTGAGTGCTGAAAAAGTTAAGTTGTTGTTTAAGTGGATGGGAGGCGTACCTCATGCCAATTGCCAAGCCTAGTTTCTGCTTCCAGAGTGTATCATTCTCCGAGTGTGTAAACCACTTGTAAGTGAGCAGCTTCCTTATGTTGGGCATGTCCTTCTCCTGGAAGTTGTAGATTGCACGGCCATCCCAATGATCTGCGTGCATTAGCATATGAAACCTGCCGTCATGACTGCATTGAAATTCAGTTACTGAATGCATGACGcttaaaaacaaaaaacaaaaaatagctAGTATATAACAACACTGCATTAGAAAACAAAGGAAAACTTACTTCTTGGTCTGCATTGGAACACCGATTGGAACACCAATGTTAACTAGGTTGTAGTTGTATATGACAACACCCTCAAATTTGGATATGGGTATTTCATAGGCTCTTGATTCTAGCAATGATGGTGTTGCAACAACTTCTTAGGGTTTCATCTTGCAATGTCCTCATTGATTCAAGAACTTCAAATCGACCGTTGCGCAGATTCAGCATGAGAAGAAAGTAGTTCCCAGCCTTGCCTAAGTCTTTGATTTCAATCATTTGCAGCATGGAGAACATCACCTGCGTTGTCGCTGCTGTTAGAAATATTAgggaaaaaatatagaaaaaaactTGAACGTGTCTAACTCAAGGGCATACCAGCTGTCGGTGGTCTAGATGGTTTGTGCAGTTTCTGAAGACGCGCTTGACCTCTCACCTATCAAATTCACCTGATTGTAGAAAATCCTGAAAATTGCATCAAAAAAATGGCAGATTAGTTGTGGGTTACCGTTGAGaggatgaaaagaaaaaagaatgctGGACTAACTGAAAACACTCACTGAGACACGTAGTGGTAGAACGCGTTTGATGGCCTTCTTGCCCTTGGGGTTAATTGCATAAAGGCTGATCTCTGCGACTGTGTTGCCTAGCTCTCCCCCAGGTCTTATTGAGTTGGCAAGCTCATCCAGTGTGGCCTGGAAAAACAAGAAGTTGATGATTAAcataacaaaaacaaaaaagaggTCAGAAAACACACAAAAATTGGAGTGGAAATAGTGgaaaaacaaaaatgaaaacTGAAAAATGCACGTACTCTTTACTATTTTTGTTGTTTGATCTAGTAGACGATCCTTGGGTTCTCAAAACTTCATTGTAGATCTCGCAGACATCCTTGCTGCACTTGAACGACTTTTTTTGACGCAAAGTCAACATATGGTGATTGGAATGCTGCAGCTTtccttaggggctgtttggcaatagggtgttaaaatttaacacccgtcacatcggatgtttggatgctaatcaggagtattaaatataggttaactacaaaactaattgcacagatggagtgtaattcacgagacgaatctattaagcctaattagtccatgatttgacaatatggtgctacagtaaccatttgctaatgatggattaattaggcttaatagattcgtctcgcgaattagcatatggttctgcaattagttttataattagctcatgtttagttcttctaattagcattcgaacatccgatgtgacactgttaaagtttagcacctcgtatccaaacacccccttaatcgcCTCCTCGGTGCAGGTTGGTAAGTAGGTGTGACGGATGAGTTGGCAGAGAATGGCTATGGTTCTGTTACTGGAGGGGTTGTCCTTGTCGCCTCTGCGGTTGGTGGTGATGGCTTTGTGCTTCCTTACATTGGATCTTAGTGATTTCCATTTACTTCACTAGTGGTGCTGGATCTTGGTGAGTGCCCTTTACTTCACTAGTGGTTGCCTCTGCATTCTGAGCAGCTTTGGACTTTCTCTGTTGAATCTGTTgtacagcttcttcttcaatCTTCATCAGCAACTCTTCATCTATCCCATCCAAAGAGCACAAAGACCCTGGTTGAACATGCCTGTCGAGGTTTGAGTTCCTAGACTACTTCTGCTGCAATGGATTATGTGGATTTTTGTAGATTGTCCTACAGGCAGAGTTGATTTAGTTCCATCAACAAATTTCATTATATCGCAATCTGGTGTTGTAAAGTCCAATGAATTGCTCCTGGCAATTGGCAGTGTATTTACCTTTTTCTAATATACATCGTCAGCAGATTTGTCCTCTTGTGACTGCACCCTTTACCTTATTTGTTCCTCCTAGCAAGCTCAAAGAATCATCTCCAGCAGTTGTAAAATTTGGCAATCTTAACCTCCCCATTCTATCCTTCAGCATGCAAATATTGTTGGCTGGGGGGGGGACTGTCTGTAAAGGGATAGGTTCAAGGATGTCCTTGATCCTACTTAACCTTGTGATCAGTGGAACATTGTCTTCGTTGTCCACTTCCTCGTGTTGTGGGTTGCTAGTAGGTGTGTCCATCAACACCACCTGGAGAGGTGCAATGTGCGTCATTATTATCACCTTCCTCATTACCCTCTCCTATGGGGTGCAGCCCCTCCATGCTGTTGGTGTCCATGTTCTGATTGTTTTGTTCCATTCTGGGGCACTTTGACCTTGTTTCCCTTTGTGAATTACCAGAACTTGGTCTTCCATGTGCTGCCATTCTGTTTGCTTCTGCCCCCATTTAATCAAATACTTCTTCAAGGTCGGAGTGTTGACTGTCGTTGTTGGTGTTGtgtgcttcatcatcatcttcttcttcttcttcttcttctacttcttctacttcatcatcttcttgttCTTCATAATCGCAATCTTCCGTTGTCTCTTCATCAAGGATGATTGGTTCTTGATGTGCGGTAGACCTTTTCCTCTTGGATCTTCTGAAGCTAGGACCAGTTGTACTTTCTGTTTCACCTCCCATTGCACCCACTTCCTGAATGAATGAGCTCAGCAACTCTGTAAAGCTGCTTAGAACTTTGGTTACAGCATCAGATGGCTTCCTCTTGTTCTACATGACACATGTAATAATATTGTTTCCATTTTGAAAGTGGAAATGGTTCAGTTATTTAAGATGGTAGGGAATGACAGATCTAACTTCTGAGGAATGCATGGATGATCAAATAGATGGATTTGACTAAGGTGATTTTGAGATGACATGTATGTGAGTGAAAAGAAAATTAGCATTAATGGTAATTAGTGGTATATAAGTAGATAATGTTTTGGATATAATGTTTTTAACAAAAGAGGGTTGCATGCTATATTACTTAAAGACAAGTAATCTTAGAATACATTGAATGACAATCCAATGTGTGATCAACAAAAAATAGCAACAACTTCTAGGTGGTTGAAAATACAATATGTTCATAAAAGCAACAACTTCCACAACTGCTAGCGACATCACCACTGATTGCCTCTATACCATGTCATTCCACCATGCAGAGAAGTCAGACTATCCAAATGTGGTGACCCTAACCTTCCATACCAAGACGGGACATCATGTAAACAGTCATCAATTTGGTGGGCAGCGGACTGCCAAAGAACTGTTACACTGGATTAACATAGCAAAAGACAATATACTGAATTTGTAGATGAAATTCACCAACTTAACATTTACTACTTTGATAAGAAGTTTAACGGACACCTTAGGAACGGAGGACACTACTTTCACAGCTCATGGTGTTGATgcttgttattgacacactttttgTACTATTTAACCAGTAttttcatgcttattcttatactaactcaccacttggcacctaaaataatcccattattgcatatgtgttgtattttggagcatattatattttggcaggaaatacgacataatcaagggggtttgtataaagagcttaatggatatttggatatGGGTCATCGAGGGAAGCCAGCACGAGGGAGGAGAGGACAAGAAGGGCCAGGAAAGGCCCAAGCCAATCAGTCTGGGACCCTCTGagccgatcagcctggcccaTTCCATGGTCCAATCGACCTTCCTATTTCTTCAGCATGAATTCTACAATGatatctagtttttttttcatcgacattgacccagagccgccgcctattggagactataaatacccctcaTGGACTTCAAGTAAGAAgagttggagagagagagggggagggggggagaaaacaccacgcaaacaccatccaccgccgctACAAGGAGGAAAtcggagagaagattggatctatgAGAAGCCACGTGAAgcggagcaccagaggagggagaaacctccctagccgatcggcttggaggtgcccaggccgatcagcctggggctTTTCTGCCCCTGTTCGTCATCTTCTTTGGTCTAGTTGATCTACAGGGCGATCTTTACCTAGAAttctgtcaacatgtgtaagatcatggggtaaagtgtTTTTTTGTCCTCgaggttgtatggagatcttgatttatataatcgttgaacctcttgtttaagatctgtttgttatctatcatatcttgatgatgctctttcatgtaatggctggccaacactaccttgggttgcttatttgcttacctagaatgatcatcatgctgtgttcttatcgttcaataattgagtaccctcgtgtagtgacaacgtgcgagagagaaagtgttgggcatggttcacatccactcatgataacacttagatctagttctttcatGTATGGAgattacatctacaagtgatcctagatccctaggacagacattttatctatcttgtttacatccatactctctatctacttttatctaagtcactagttcttttgttagttcaatATTATCATATACAAAAAACCTTCGGTTACATAGATTAATGCGTAGTTAAGtgtgcaaatccacttgttttacggattgataaatcttgagGGATTACTCTAAggaaagagctacaactgatccgtacgcttacggttcataaattgacatgctaactgccgtcaaccgccaggtgagccgtaggagccacttcgagtagttttgcggcgttCAGCCCTCGAGCTTGGAAGGTAGCTGAGCCGTTTTGGAGATACTCTGAGtagtgattggtgcttagctCCTGAGTTTGGGAACTAGTTTGCGCTTTTGGAGGTACGCTTAGTGTCCTGGAGCATCGTCTTCGAAGCTTGAtctaaaagaaaagatgcatatattatgtagcatttttgtaggatattgaagctactgaaatttattcagtgatcaatataaatattgtgtgtcatgctcttttttcagtcatactcttcccgagtagttagcctgttacgttttcggctctcagtccctgtttagccgtAGGCGCTGTGTGTGTGAGAGCTTTGTCTCGTGTATGCGTATGGGCACTGCTGTGTGCACAACTAAGAGCTTGGTCTCGTGTATGTGTGCTAGCGTTTGGCATCCCAGGTGcacccgaggctttcacgagttaaggcgtgttctgctcgagaagagtagtgaccttaagagaagacaaaaataagtagtcgacattGCGACGAAAAGATTGCGCGAATGCACGAACGAGTTTACTGCCCTCcgactgtggcggaaccgcccaaattaacctgactaaaatgcattgaagccgcctgacacgcgattatgcactttaagcaagtcaacttggtcaaccgtcggatttcatccgattaaccacataaacaggatcgagaagcatcgctcacacgaaggtgagtagcacagagattacaacattccatcacattaacttagtctcacaaattattacatcagagtttctgaaattcaaacgagttgcaaggttcgaaagTCGGATAAAACAaacggaagctaaacgtcgatacatgacatcacgatggagccgatcatgacatcaaaaatcccttccctcgccgtccgaggagggatcccactcgactgtccagcccggagggagctgggtaggccaagtggtaccagcaaccaagctattgacattacctgaaaagattaagccacaacaaggctgagcaactaatactcagcaagactgacccgtcgagtGAAAAGCTtgaccaagacctagacatgcaaggctttctggatTTGGGATTTCTTtaccaaaagcgtctaaagttggtccttactttcaatattttagctcatattctacgttctttatccagtctagatgggcaacttatactaaacaaacaagatttccaagcagttaaataacaagcatcaacttaatctcgtaatcatgtttcatcgttacttagtgcagaatagcgatcaagcagtcccaaactgtgagaggcagacgaatcgattcgaatttattaaccatgcatggtgaacctaatctcacgacatccgtgcaccacgaagggtcgcttcatttgtcagccgtccccatcgatcccttaggcacgtgtcagggccaaactgcctttggcgtgcaatgctccacaatcccggcctctgccgtactgtggcTGCcactgcacccacatgatgcaccatgggaatgaagttccaaggatagcaggagtataagccatgacccagttcaatcaggtactaggcttccccatcccatactaggtatgagattagtactttcaaacacttgatcacgaacgccgacacgtttcgaccttagatcaatttcctttagacagacgggcaaaaccaccaagtatcgaacataagcccgaccccgtccgtcgtccttatagttgcaacataaataaaacattcaactcctataactcgcgagtgacaggaaatcactcgacttttaccgggacctattaagcatggcaactactcgaccttagcaactagtattcaaatcaaggtactaagttcatgcatctacgatttcaatcaactcctaccaacgtaaatgcacaatcataagcatcaacaattggcataaaagtaaaacagggaattcatgcgccagggcttgccttcaagaaaagttagcgggtcctcagggtcttgctccggttcgggttTGCCTTCCaaggggtgaagctccgcagcggggtcttcttccggtgctgcgtggagctcgtaggttccgtcggtgagatttgcttctatacgacatgcacatgcaaaagtttagttggactcgcgcGTTCATTCAACAacacaaggcatggcttaaGACAAAGAGTCACAACAGCCACAAACACTTTGACGAGGTTAAACTTTCATGCAATTTCAACGAATGTGGTCGTTTTAAACTTGAATTCGAGTTGAAAGgcaattgtgtacatatatagttttcttgcatttagagttgcataaagagagtgaaaggtcgtgtttgggtggtttgggtgcattagaatagttacttacttctgaatgtttttatgtacctctttcaatttccacttatttatcgtattagaatttatgctttccttttaattcctttaggttgattaattaaccaaaatgacttcatatCCAAACAGTAGCTAAAGGCACTgataaaattacagcacctcatTAAGGCCATCACTAGGTTACTGTAAAAGTTTGTGGGGCCAAAGGATGACTTAAAAAGAAgttacatgcattttattattaaaggtaaaatgagc contains:
- the LOC101772876 gene encoding protein FLOWERING LOCUS T codes for the protein MATDSLVTARVIGDVLDPFYSSIDLMVLFNGMPIVSGMELRSPTVSERPRVEIGGDDYRVAYTLVMVDPDAPNPSNPTLREYLHWMVTDIPASTDDTYGREAMCYEAPNPATGIHRMVLVLFRQLGRETVYAPSRRHNFSTRGFARQYNLGAPVAAMYFNCQRQNGSGGRRFTGPYTSGRHAAA